CCTCGGGTGCTCGGCCAGCGGTGACGGGGTCGGCGTCGGCGGGGTTGCACATGCCTGGGGCGCCGAGTTTGGCTACGACGGGTTCGAGGGTGGCGCGGAATTCGGGGGTGATCAGGCCGCGGATTTCGGACATCCCGTCGGGCTGTTGGGCGCCCAGGGTAATGCCGCGTGAGCGGGCGCGTTGTTCGTCGGCGAAGTCGCCGTCGGGCATCAGGTAGTTCTCGAGCAGCTTGGCGTAGTCGGCTAATTCGTCGGGGCGGTGTCCGGCGGCGGCTTTGCCGGCCAGGTCAGCTTCGGCTTGCTCGCGGTCGGTTGCGGCGACGGTGCTGGGCAGTTTCTTGAAGAATGTGCGGATCAGTTTCACGTGCCCGGCCCCGACGAGCCCGTGGCGCTGGGCGGCGGCGGTGGCCGGCAGCAGCGGCGCCAGGGGTTGGCCGGTCAGTGCGCGGCGCGGGCCGAGGTCGGCGGCCTCGGCGATGCGGCGGTCGGCGTCGGCCTTGACGATCCGCAGCCGATTGGCCAGCGCCTGACCCAGGGTGCCGCCCAGCTTGGCCGGAGTGGCCTGGGTGGCAAGCTGATTGATCAACACGTGGCCGGCGACCGGCAGGCGCCGACACTGCACCTCCAACTCCCCGACCGTCGTCATCAACTCCGGAACGGTCAACGAGTCCGCGGTGAGTTCCAGCAGCCGCGACACCGACTCGCCAAGCGCGCCCAGCGCCTGCGCCCAGTCCTCACGCGTGCTGCAACTCATACCCCAATTCTATTGGGGGGCACTGACAACCAGCCGATGGCGACTCAGCGCAAAAACCTAGCCACCAGCTCCGGTGACCGGACAGCCACGAAGTCGTGCACGTAACCCGCCGGCATGGCGAAGGGGTGAAACTCCCCAGAGCCCGCACCGGACAGGAAGTCCATCTGATCGCGCTGCACGTCGAACTCGGCGATAGGCCGCAACGCCGACTCGGTGACATAGAACAGGCGGTAGCCCAGGCCCTCGATCTGACCGAACACATCACCGATCGGCACCGAAAGATGGCGCTGCTCGATCTCGATCAAAATCGCAGGGCTGCAACGCCGGAACATCTCAGCGCCGCCACGCAGCACCGACATCTCATGCCCTTCGACGTCGATCTTCACGAAGTCGATGTCAACACCTCCGAGCACGTCGTCGAGTCGCAGCAGCGGCACGTCGATCTTGCGCACGTCCACGCCCTGCCCGTCGAACCCGTGCGCCAGACTCCCCTGCGCCGTCACCTGCCGATGGTGGTGTTCGGGCACCAGCAACTGGGCGGTGCCGGTCTCATCGGACACCGCGGCCTGGTTGAAGTGCACGTGGGGTCGCGCCCGGTCGAGCTTGCGCAGCATCGGCGCGTTGTCGGGATGTGGTTCAAAGCTGTACAGCTGTCCGGACTTTCCGACGCGGCGGGCCAGGTGATAGGTGAACAGTCCCCAGCTTGCGCCGACGTCGACGACGGTCGCGCCGCTCGCCGCGAAGTGATCCGCCACCGTCATGGCCAGGTCCTGGGTCAGTCGTCGGCGCCACAGCGCCTCGGTCGCGGCCGTCATCGCGGAGCGACCCAGCAGCCGGCCGACATTGCGCACCGTCACGTACCGCGCCGCCCAGTTGGCCGCTTCGCTCTGCAGCAGAGCACCTTTCATCGTCGAACCGCCTTTCCGTCGAGATCGGTCCACACCTGCGTCAACCGCTCATACCAGCGGTCCAGCCCGAAGTCGCAAGCGCGGCTACGGGCAGCCGCGCCCAGACGGGCCCGCAGGTCAGCGTCTTTGACCAGTTCGTGCAGCGCGTCGGCGATCTGCTCGGGACGCCCAGTCGCCACCACCAACCCGGTCTCCCGGTCGGTGACCGCCTCAGAAATGCTGCCCACCAACGTCGTCACCGGTGCCAGGCCGTACGCCATCGCTTCCAGCAATGCCATCGGCAGGCCCTCGTCGTAGCTGGGCAGCACGAAAATCTGGGCTTCTCGGAGCAATTCATCGCGTGCGCCCGGATCCAGCCAGCCGGCAACATGAATGGTGTCGCCCAGAGCAGCTTCGGCGACCGCCGCACGCACCTCGTCCACTTCCCCGTCACCGGCCAGTGTCACCCGCAGCCGGCTGCGCATGTCGTCGTCCAGCGCCCCGACGGCATTGATCAGATCGTAGCTGCCCTTGCGCACTCCCAGTCGGCCCAGCGAAACCGCATGCACCCGATCAACATTCGAGTGTTCAACCGCAGCGGGCGGAACAGGCACCGCGTTGTTCAGCACGGCCACCCGCTCCGCGGGCAGCCGCAGCCTTGACACGTATTCCTCGACATGACGGGTACCCAGCACCAGCCACCGATCGGCCACCAACACGCGCCGAACGACCCGCTGCACTGCCGGCCGCAATCCATCGAACCAGCCCGCGAAATCGTAACTGTGCGCATGCACGACGGTCGGCACGCCAGCCCACCGCGCGGCCGCCAAGGGCAGCGCCTTGCGCACCACGCTGCCCCCGTGGGCCAGGTGCACGTGCAACACGTCGACCCGCCGGCGCGCCGCCAGCCAGGCGGCGCGCAACATCCCCGAACCACCGATCCAGAGCCGAAACCACAGCGGCCCTTCGATATACGTGGGCACGGTGATGACACTGGCTTCGGGGTGGGCGGCCATCAGGGTGATCACGGTGGCCATACCACCGCGGCTGGCCGCCTGGGCAGGCGCCGGCCCCACCACCAATACCCGCGTCACCGCGCCACCTCCGCAGGTACCGCGAGCTCGTCCGGAACCTCGTCGATTTCGACGCTCAGTTCGCCGCGATGTTCCCGCATGGCGAACGCCATCGCCCCGCCCAGCGTGATGCCGAGTGTCATCGCGTTGGTCGGTTCCTCCGGCAGTGGGTCGATGATGCACATCGCCATCAGCCCGGTGCTTACCGCCGCACTGATCTTGGCCGGCACCGACGCGCTGCGCAGCGCCCGCACCAGTGGCGCCAAGGCGAACACCGCGAAACCGGCCATCCCGACCGCGCCCGACTTAGCCAGCCACCACAGGTAGAAATTGTGCGCGTAGGTGGTGCCGAGCGACTGGGTGAATTCAGTGGGATCGTCACCGCCGAAAGGCAATTGGTAGGCGTAACCGAGCCCGTGCCCGAACAGCGGCGCCTGCGCGATCGCTTCGTTGAGATGCCGGTCTTCCTCGAATCTGGCCAGCGTCGAAGGATCCTGGGTGAGCGCCGCGCCGGATGACCTGCCGAGCACCCGGTGGCTGAACCCGGTGATCTGGTTGGCCAGCCACACCCCGGCCGACGAGTCGCCGAGCAGGAACAGCGCACCGGGGATCGTCACCGCCAGCACGCCCGCCGCCGTCACCGCCAGCCTCGCTGCCCGGCGCACCGACGACCAGCCCATGCTGGCGAAGAACGCCACGACGGCCGCCACCCCGACCGAGATGAGGGTGTTGCGGGTGAATGCCAGCACCGCCACCACCAGCGCCGGCGGGCCCAGCAACAAGTAAGTGGCGGGCTTGACCCGGCCGAGGATCTGCGCGGCGACCAACGCGGTCAGCACGGCGATGGCCGGTATCAGCGCTGAAGTGATGATCCGGTTCGCGTCATCCCCGGTATCCATCTGCAGGCTTTCGGTCCGGCCGGCCAGCCGGATGCCGCCGGACGAACCCAGGACGGCCATACCGGCCGAGAACCAGAGCGTGAACGCGATCGCGCGGATCGACAACATGACGTAGTCGCCGTACACCACCACCAGCGCCAGCACGAAACCGGCGAGCATCTCCAACAGGAACGTCGTCTCCCGCACCACGATCGCGGTGCTGTGTCCCATCGAAAAGCCAACCGCGGCAGAGTAAATCACAAAGAGTCCGAACATGCCCGGGAGCAGGTATTCCGACATGCGCAGCCGAACCACGGGCAGCACGAAGCAGATCGCCAGCACCAGCACCACGTGCGAGGCGTAAATCGACACGGGGCCAATCACTTTGCCCACGTGCAGCCCCTGCGGCAGCGCCGCACATCCCAAGAACAGTGCCAACCCGATCATGAGTTCGGGTTTGGCCCAATAGACGATCAGGAAGAACGTCAGACCGATCAGCAGGATGCCCTGCGTGGTATTGCGGACCGACAGCGCACCGTAGAGGAAGCACCCGAGCAGGAAGACCGCCAACACGACTGCGGCCATCGCCAGGCGATGGCGACTCCGCAGGTATCGAATCACGCCGGTCCACTGACCTTGGCGCGGTACGTCTTCGTGGCAGCCCTGGTGTGCCGGGCTATCCGGGCGTCGGTCAGCACGGTCCCCACCACGTTGGCCCCGGCAGCACGCAACGCGGTCAGCGCATCGGCGAGTTCGTCCTCGGTGGTGCGGCCGGCGCGCAGCACCAGAACCGTGGCGTCGACCGCGCCTCCGAGCAGACCGGAGTCGGCACTGGCCAGCACCGGCGGCCCGTCGACGACGGTGCGCTCGAAAGTCTTTGCCACGTCCCGCAATACCCTGTCCAGCACCTCGGGCAGGTAGGCGCTGGTCGGCAGAGTCTCCTTGCGGATCGACCGGGCCGCCAGGACGAACAGCTTGGGAATCGAGGTCGGTTTGGTGGCTTCGGTGGCGATCTCCGGATTGGTCAGGGCGTTCGAGAGGCCCTCTCCCGATTCGACTTTCAGCAATCCGGCGATCACCGGACGGCGGGTGTCACCCTCGATCAGCAGCACGTCCTCGCCCAGTTCGGCGAAGGCCCGGGACAGGTTGATCGCGGTCGTCGTCGTGCCTTCACCGCCGAACGGTGCCGTCAACAGCACCCGGTTGGCTCCCGGACCCATCGCCCGCAGTAGCCGGGCACGCAAGCCGCGCACGGCGTCGTCGAATGAGATGTCGGTGCCGAATCGTGGTGCGCTGCCCCGGT
This genomic stretch from Mycobacterium paragordonae harbors:
- a CDS encoding HNH endonuclease signature motif containing protein, encoding MSCSTREDWAQALGALGESVSRLLELTADSLTVPELMTTVGELEVQCRRLPVAGHVLINQLATQATPAKLGGTLGQALANRLRIVKADADRRIAEAADLGPRRALTGQPLAPLLPATAAAQRHGLVGAGHVKLIRTFFKKLPSTVAATDREQAEADLAGKAAAGHRPDELADYAKLLENYLMPDGDFADEQRARSRGITLGAQQPDGMSEIRGLITPEFRATLEPVVAKLGAPGMCNPADADPVTAGRAPEDAVDRDTRTHAQRTHDAIAAAFRKLLESTTLGRHHGLPTSIIVTTTLAELEAGAGRGLTAGGTLLPMSDVLRLATSAHHYLAIFDEDKTLALYHGKRLATPEQRLALLARDGGCTRPGCRVPGYWTQAHHLAGWFNTRRTHIDELALACPPDNRLVELHKYTTRRNIHGVAEWIPPKHLDFGRPRTNCLHHRNKHPGETGDDDGETGDDDEGA
- a CDS encoding FkbM family methyltransferase translates to MKGALLQSEAANWAARYVTVRNVGRLLGRSAMTAATEALWRRRLTQDLAMTVADHFAASGATVVDVGASWGLFTYHLARRVGKSGQLYSFEPHPDNAPMLRKLDRARPHVHFNQAAVSDETGTAQLLVPEHHHRQVTAQGSLAHGFDGQGVDVRKIDVPLLRLDDVLGGVDIDFVKIDVEGHEMSVLRGGAEMFRRCSPAILIEIEQRHLSVPIGDVFGQIEGLGYRLFYVTESALRPIAEFDVQRDQMDFLSGAGSGEFHPFAMPAGYVHDFVAVRSPELVARFLR
- a CDS encoding glycosyltransferase family 4 protein is translated as MTRVLVVGPAPAQAASRGGMATVITLMAAHPEASVITVPTYIEGPLWFRLWIGGSGMLRAAWLAARRRVDVLHVHLAHGGSVVRKALPLAAARWAGVPTVVHAHSYDFAGWFDGLRPAVQRVVRRVLVADRWLVLGTRHVEEYVSRLRLPAERVAVLNNAVPVPPAAVEHSNVDRVHAVSLGRLGVRKGSYDLINAVGALDDDMRSRLRVTLAGDGEVDEVRAAVAEAALGDTIHVAGWLDPGARDELLREAQIFVLPSYDEGLPMALLEAMAYGLAPVTTLVGSISEAVTDRETGLVVATGRPEQIADALHELVKDADLRARLGAAARSRACDFGLDRWYERLTQVWTDLDGKAVRR
- a CDS encoding O-antigen ligase family protein; amino-acid sequence: MAAVVLAVFLLGCFLYGALSVRNTTQGILLIGLTFFLIVYWAKPELMIGLALFLGCAALPQGLHVGKVIGPVSIYASHVVLVLAICFVLPVVRLRMSEYLLPGMFGLFVIYSAAVGFSMGHSTAIVVRETTFLLEMLAGFVLALVVVYGDYVMLSIRAIAFTLWFSAGMAVLGSSGGIRLAGRTESLQMDTGDDANRIITSALIPAIAVLTALVAAQILGRVKPATYLLLGPPALVVAVLAFTRNTLISVGVAAVVAFFASMGWSSVRRAARLAVTAAGVLAVTIPGALFLLGDSSAGVWLANQITGFSHRVLGRSSGAALTQDPSTLARFEEDRHLNEAIAQAPLFGHGLGYAYQLPFGGDDPTEFTQSLGTTYAHNFYLWWLAKSGAVGMAGFAVFALAPLVRALRSASVPAKISAAVSTGLMAMCIIDPLPEEPTNAMTLGITLGGAMAFAMREHRGELSVEIDEVPDELAVPAEVAR